A single Bacillus sp. HMF5848 DNA region contains:
- the rlmH gene encoding 23S rRNA (pseudouridine(1915)-N(3))-methyltransferase RlmH, producing the protein MNISIFTIGKLKEKYLKQGIEEYVKRLGAYAKIDIIELADEKAPENLSDIEMEQVKDKEGERLLAKMPDDMHVIALAINGKMKSSEQLADDLDKLATYGKSKIGFVIGGSLGLSDAVLKRADDQLSFSKMTFPHQLMRLILVEQVYRAFRINRGEPYHK; encoded by the coding sequence GTGAATATCTCAATTTTCACAATTGGTAAACTAAAAGAAAAGTATTTAAAACAAGGCATAGAAGAATACGTCAAAAGGTTAGGCGCGTATGCCAAAATAGATATTATTGAGCTAGCGGATGAAAAAGCGCCTGAGAACTTAAGCGATATTGAAATGGAGCAGGTGAAAGATAAAGAGGGAGAGCGGCTACTAGCTAAAATGCCCGATGATATGCATGTCATTGCATTGGCTATCAACGGCAAAATGAAATCAAGCGAACAACTAGCAGACGACCTAGATAAGCTAGCTACATATGGAAAAAGTAAAATTGGCTTCGTCATTGGTGGATCTTTGGGCTTGAGCGATGCTGTATTGAAGCGTGCGGATGACCAACTGTCATTTTCGAAGATGACATTTCCACACCAATTGATGCGGTTGATTCTAGTTGAGCAGGTGTACAGGGCGTTTAGGATTAATCGGGGTGAACCGTATCACAAATAG
- a CDS encoding CxxH/CxxC protein, translating into MIYCCNDHVEVAMDTIVDTYEVAPEINKVEQENALLITCEFCKNSAIYVVANPHSDTICG; encoded by the coding sequence ATGATATATTGCTGTAATGACCATGTTGAAGTAGCGATGGATACAATCGTCGATACATATGAAGTAGCACCAGAAATTAATAAAGTAGAGCAAGAAAATGCCCTGTTGATAACTTGTGAATTCTGTAAAAATAGTGCCATATATGTGGTGGCGAACCCACATTCTGATACAATATGTGGATAG